One region of Magnetococcales bacterium genomic DNA includes:
- a CDS encoding FtsQ-type POTRA domain-containing protein, whose product MLHRLLILGGLLLAAASFYLGWWIANQPGRFVLTKIQMDGLIRSKMPEALEQIRIDKDSNLLWVDPRTIKDRLEMMPWIRSAWVRRIFPDTLTVQIKEKIPVCMGVIGERLFILDEYGQPIKPFVAGDPILLPVVRPATNKDSAREIVWMINLLDRFPGLKETISEAVGFSGRRWALHTTRGIKLLISENAEQELGLLMKMQKKYNILDRKIKQVELRIPGKVAVRLAP is encoded by the coding sequence ATGCTGCACCGGTTGTTGATCCTGGGAGGACTCCTCCTTGCCGCCGCGAGTTTCTACCTGGGATGGTGGATCGCCAACCAACCCGGGCGCTTCGTGTTGACGAAGATTCAGATGGACGGGCTCATCCGCAGCAAAATGCCCGAGGCCCTGGAGCAGATTCGTATCGACAAGGATTCCAATCTTCTCTGGGTCGATCCGCGAACCATCAAGGACCGCCTCGAAATGATGCCGTGGATTCGTTCGGCCTGGGTGCGACGCATTTTCCCGGATACCTTGACGGTGCAGATCAAGGAAAAGATTCCCGTCTGCATGGGAGTGATCGGGGAAAGGCTTTTCATTCTCGACGAATACGGCCAACCCATCAAACCGTTCGTCGCCGGCGACCCGATTCTGCTGCCGGTCGTTCGCCCCGCGACCAACAAGGACTCGGCACGGGAAATCGTGTGGATGATCAACCTTCTCGACCGCTTTCCCGGACTCAAGGAGACGATTTCCGAGGCGGTCGGTTTTTCGGGCCGGCGTTGGGCCTTGCATACGACCCGGGGCATCAAACTCTTGATTTCGGAAAACGCGGAACAGGAACTTGGACTGTTGATGAAGATGCAAAAAAAATACAATATATTGGATCGGAAAATCAAACAGGTGGAATTGCGAATTCCCGGAAAAGTAGCGGTACGTCTTGCTCCGTAA